One genomic segment of Deinococcus radiopugnans ATCC 19172 includes these proteins:
- a CDS encoding metal-dependent transcriptional regulator, whose amino-acid sequence MTARAPLSRSAEDYLKQLYLLGQTNQISGKVSTQALADALEVAPASVTGMLRKLTEQGLVSHAPYQGAALTAEGERVALEVLRHHRLLELFLHRALGVPLDEVHEEAERLEHALSERLEARIAAWLGDPTHDPHGDPIPTLAGEVPERAERRLSQLAAGDCAVVSRVPDADAGQLRALIGVGLTPGVSLNVEAVEAALGTLRVQVAGQPLTLSLSVAAQVGVHAPEQQP is encoded by the coding sequence ATGACTGCCCGCGCTCCTCTCTCCCGCTCTGCCGAGGATTACCTCAAGCAGCTGTACCTGCTGGGGCAGACGAACCAGATCTCGGGCAAGGTCAGCACCCAGGCGCTGGCCGACGCGCTGGAGGTGGCCCCCGCCAGCGTGACCGGGATGCTGCGCAAGCTGACCGAGCAGGGGCTGGTGTCGCACGCGCCGTACCAGGGCGCGGCCCTGACCGCCGAGGGCGAACGCGTAGCGCTGGAGGTGCTGCGGCACCACCGCCTGCTGGAACTGTTCCTGCACCGCGCGCTGGGCGTGCCGCTGGACGAGGTGCACGAGGAGGCCGAGCGGCTGGAACACGCCCTGAGCGAGCGCCTGGAAGCCCGGATTGCCGCGTGGCTGGGCGATCCCACCCACGATCCGCACGGCGATCCGATTCCCACCCTGGCGGGCGAGGTGCCCGAACGCGCCGAGCGCCGCCTGTCGCAGCTGGCCGCCGGGGACTGCGCCGTGGTCTCGCGCGTGCCGGACGCCGACGCCGGGCAACTGCGCGCCCTGATCGGGGTGGGCCTGACCCCTGGCGTGAGCCTGAACGTCGAGGCGGTGGAGGCCGCGCTGGGCACCCTGCGCGTGCAGGTGGCCGGGCAGCCGCTGACGCTCTCGCTGAGCGTGGCCGCGCAGGTGGGCGTCCACGCCCCGGAACAGCAGCCGTGA
- a CDS encoding sigma-70 family RNA polymerase sigma factor yields the protein MRDPPAPNPAAVRVSAPDAADACDLPSDLHLARQAVRDEAAFEMLVRRHAAGVHRLAAGMVGPGAADDVVQEVFIAVHRGLKGFRGEAAFSTWLHRIALNACHKAIRGKGPPTVSLGDAPEPAAPHNPVHAGEQADLRARLAAALQTLPADQREAVSLRELSGLDYAEIAAITGAELGTVKSRINRGRAALRAYLTGQGITP from the coding sequence TTGCGTGACCCCCCAGCCCCCAATCCAGCCGCTGTCCGCGTGTCGGCCCCCGACGCGGCGGACGCCTGCGATCTGCCCTCTGATCTGCACCTGGCGCGTCAGGCGGTGCGCGACGAGGCGGCCTTCGAGATGCTGGTGAGGCGGCACGCGGCGGGGGTGCACCGTCTGGCCGCTGGAATGGTGGGGCCGGGGGCGGCGGACGACGTGGTGCAGGAGGTCTTTATCGCCGTGCACCGGGGCCTCAAGGGCTTCCGGGGCGAGGCGGCCTTCAGCACCTGGCTGCACCGCATCGCGCTGAATGCCTGCCACAAGGCCATCCGCGGCAAGGGGCCGCCCACCGTCTCGCTGGGCGACGCGCCGGAACCCGCTGCCCCCCACAATCCCGTCCACGCCGGGGAACAGGCCGATCTGCGTGCCCGGCTGGCCGCCGCCCTGCAAACGCTGCCGGCCGATCAGCGCGAGGCCGTGTCGCTGCGAGAACTGTCGGGCCTGGACTACGCCGAGATCGCCGCCATCACCGGGGCGGAACTGGGCACAGTCAAGAGCCGCATCAACCGGGGCCGCGCCGCGCTGCGGGCGTACCTGACCGGGCAGGGCATCACGCCGTGA
- a CDS encoding transcriptional regulator yields MRGVVLGLLALSGAAGASDMDELLAALKRARTLEARGTVEVTVLFPPRDTPTRAAAALPRVPFRPALLARNFEVRRVGEETIARRPATRYELTPKVGQAARWTLWIDTQWNIPLAYQEDFQDGTVARRAAFLKVNARPAAVRVALPSAPEGLRRALLAALPGLRLPAGTQPVAVRGRPNGGLEVSLTDGLNVFALVVSPRGVRAAPGIASRRVGGGYVWLVGNLPQAALDSALAGVSRVEPAALGTFLKADASNP; encoded by the coding sequence GTGAGGGGCGTGGTACTGGGCCTATTGGCCCTGTCGGGTGCGGCGGGAGCCTCGGACATGGACGAGCTGCTGGCCGCCCTGAAACGGGCGCGGACGCTGGAGGCGCGCGGCACGGTGGAGGTCACGGTGCTGTTTCCGCCGCGCGACACCCCCACCAGGGCGGCGGCGGCGCTGCCGCGCGTGCCGTTTCGCCCCGCCCTGCTGGCCCGCAATTTCGAGGTCAGGCGGGTGGGGGAGGAGACCATCGCCCGCCGCCCCGCCACCCGTTACGAGCTGACGCCGAAGGTGGGGCAGGCGGCGCGCTGGACGCTGTGGATCGACACCCAGTGGAACATTCCGCTGGCGTACCAGGAGGATTTCCAGGACGGCACCGTCGCCCGCCGCGCCGCATTTCTGAAGGTGAATGCCAGGCCCGCCGCCGTGCGGGTGGCCCTGCCCAGCGCGCCGGAGGGGCTGCGGCGCGCGCTGCTGGCGGCCCTGCCCGGCCTGCGCCTGCCCGCCGGAACCCAGCCGGTGGCCGTCCGGGGCCGGCCGAACGGCGGGCTGGAGGTCAGCCTGACCGACGGCCTGAACGTCTTTGCGCTGGTGGTCTCGCCCAGGGGGGTGCGGGCCGCGCCGGGCATCGCCTCGCGCCGGGTGGGGGGCGGGTACGTGTGGCTGGTGGGCAATCTGCCGCAGGCGGCGCTGGACAGCGCTCTGGCCGGGGTCAGCCGCGTGGAGCCGGCGGCGCTGGGAACTTTTTTGAAGGCAGACGCCTCTAACCCGTAG
- a CDS encoding DUF1800 domain-containing protein, with protein MSLTPHPQTLSPEDAAHFLRRTAFGATDAQIRALVGQDARAVAEDALKFDARTAPGNPFDPSTGATPGAMLQLTRAAWLFEMMYSPNPLRERLALTWSNHFVIGTDKVKNHPALAAYLGVLRQHAASPSFERFTLEIAQTPAMLRYLDNDRNKKGKPNENFARELMELFTLGLGTPGHPNYTEQDVREGARALTGWSFEGGGNVKTNYLRPVKASFNPRQHDDGSKTYLGQTGKLDFGDVIRIAATHPQTAVFVSRKLHRAFVADTPDEGAVQGSAETFRRTNGNLAAVLEELLSSAVFYAPQNRASIIRGPVEYIVGVVRTLGQPKLEARQLLNLTQTAGKMGQLLLQPDTVKGWDGGREWINDSTLLTRMQVAAALALGKTAPQIGVVPGDLALFGSENSPVQAALKGLNPSQRLYLALISPEFQLA; from the coding sequence GTGAGCCTGACCCCCCATCCCCAGACCCTCAGCCCGGAAGACGCCGCGCATTTCCTGCGGCGCACCGCCTTCGGGGCCACCGACGCCCAGATCCGTGCGCTGGTGGGCCAGGACGCCCGCGCGGTGGCTGAAGACGCCCTGAAGTTCGACGCCCGCACCGCTCCCGGCAATCCCTTCGATCCGTCGACCGGGGCCACCCCCGGCGCCATGCTGCAGCTGACCCGCGCCGCGTGGCTGTTTGAAATGATGTACAGCCCAAACCCGCTGCGCGAGCGGCTGGCGCTGACCTGGAGCAACCACTTCGTGATCGGCACCGACAAGGTCAAGAACCATCCGGCGCTGGCCGCGTATCTGGGAGTGCTGCGCCAGCACGCCGCCTCGCCCAGCTTCGAGCGCTTCACGCTGGAGATCGCCCAGACGCCCGCCATGCTGCGCTATCTGGACAACGACCGCAACAAGAAGGGCAAGCCCAACGAGAACTTTGCCCGCGAGCTGATGGAACTGTTCACGCTGGGCCTCGGCACCCCCGGCCACCCCAATTACACTGAACAGGACGTGCGCGAGGGTGCGCGGGCGCTGACCGGCTGGAGCTTCGAGGGCGGGGGCAACGTCAAGACCAATTACCTGAGGCCCGTCAAGGCCAGCTTCAATCCCAGACAGCACGACGACGGCTCCAAAACGTACCTGGGGCAGACTGGAAAGCTGGACTTCGGGGACGTGATCCGTATTGCGGCCACGCACCCGCAGACCGCCGTGTTCGTGTCGCGCAAGCTGCACCGCGCCTTTGTGGCCGACACCCCGGATGAGGGGGCCGTGCAGGGCAGCGCCGAGACTTTTCGCCGGACGAACGGCAATCTCGCGGCGGTGCTGGAGGAGCTGCTGTCCAGCGCGGTCTTCTACGCCCCACAGAACCGCGCCAGCATCATTCGCGGCCCGGTGGAGTACATCGTGGGCGTGGTGCGCACGCTGGGTCAGCCCAAACTGGAGGCCAGGCAACTGCTGAACCTGACCCAGACGGCGGGCAAGATGGGCCAGCTGCTGCTGCAACCCGACACCGTGAAGGGCTGGGACGGAGGGCGCGAGTGGATCAACGACTCCACCCTGCTGACGCGCATGCAGGTGGCGGCGGCGCTGGCCCTGGGCAAGACAGCCCCCCAAATCGGCGTCGTGCCCGGCGATCTGGCCCTCTTCGGCTCCGAGAACAGCCCGGTGCAGGCGGCTCTGAAAGGCCTGAATCCCAGCCAGCGGCTGTATCTGGCGCTGATCAGCCCCGAGTTCCAGCTGGCGTGA
- a CDS encoding DUF1501 domain-containing protein translates to MPDRRDFLKLSALAVAATTGMPGFLARAAAQAGGDKTLVVIQLTGGNDGLNTLIPYSNGAYYAARPNIAIPKKDVLTLTPDLGMHPALKPLMGLWDAGHLAWMENVGYPNPNRSHFASMAIWHTADPTQAGADGWIGRVAEKIGDPFCASNLGGTTPLALRADTFSLPSIEGVDTFGVKLPQGVDGAFNAMLGAPRQGEADYLLRATRQMMKNTARVQQNVKKYKSGAAYPDDRFAAQLQDAARLIAAGVGQRIIYVSLGGFDTHAGQRAEQDELLGRLAGGLAAFYADIQKQGLADQVVVMGFSEFGRRVAENASAGTDHGKGSVMFALGNGVKGGVHGSSPDLEDLSEGDIKYRQDFRGVYAEGLHKWLGLDARAVLGGDFTGPGWVA, encoded by the coding sequence ATGCCCGACAGACGTGATTTTCTGAAACTTTCCGCCCTGGCGGTGGCCGCCACCACCGGCATGCCCGGCTTTCTGGCCCGTGCGGCGGCCCAGGCCGGCGGCGACAAGACGCTGGTGGTGATTCAGCTGACCGGCGGCAACGACGGCCTGAACACGCTGATTCCCTACAGCAACGGCGCCTACTACGCCGCGCGCCCCAACATCGCCATTCCCAAAAAGGACGTGCTGACCCTGACCCCAGATCTGGGCATGCATCCGGCCCTCAAGCCGCTGATGGGCCTGTGGGACGCGGGCCATCTGGCGTGGATGGAAAACGTGGGCTATCCCAACCCCAACCGTTCGCACTTCGCCAGCATGGCGATCTGGCACACCGCCGATCCCACCCAGGCCGGGGCGGACGGCTGGATCGGGCGGGTGGCCGAGAAGATCGGTGATCCCTTCTGCGCCTCCAACCTCGGCGGCACCACGCCGCTGGCGCTGCGGGCCGACACCTTCAGCCTGCCCAGCATCGAGGGGGTGGACACCTTCGGGGTCAAGCTGCCGCAGGGGGTGGACGGGGCCTTTAACGCCATGCTAGGCGCCCCGCGTCAGGGCGAGGCCGACTACCTGCTGCGCGCCACCCGCCAGATGATGAAGAACACCGCGCGCGTGCAGCAGAACGTCAAGAAGTACAAATCCGGCGCCGCCTACCCGGACGACCGCTTTGCCGCGCAGCTTCAGGACGCCGCCCGCCTGATTGCCGCCGGGGTGGGCCAGCGCATCATCTACGTATCCCTGGGCGGCTTCGACACCCACGCCGGGCAACGCGCCGAACAGGACGAACTGCTGGGCCGGCTGGCGGGCGGGCTGGCGGCCTTTTACGCCGACATTCAGAAGCAGGGGCTGGCTGATCAGGTGGTGGTGATGGGCTTTTCCGAATTCGGACGGCGGGTGGCCGAGAACGCCAGCGCCGGCACCGATCACGGCAAGGGCAGCGTGATGTTTGCGCTGGGGAACGGCGTCAAGGGCGGCGTTCACGGCAGCAGCCCGGATCTCGAAGACCTGTCCGAGGGCGACATCAAGTACCGCCAGGACTTCCGGGGCGTGTACGCCGAGGGCCTGCACAAGTGGCTGGGGCTGGACGCCCGCGCCGTGCTGGGCGGCGACTTCACGGGGCCGGGATGGGTGGCCTGA
- a CDS encoding LacI family DNA-binding transcriptional regulator, which yields MKTPTIQDVAQRAGVGVGTVSRVLNNHAAVKPATREAVLQAIAALDYTPNPHARRIAGGKSYTISVLLPVLTTEFYARLLDGLETAFQEARYDVAIFPLLDRSRLERYLASHTLAYQADGLVMATYNLTKVFHERRLRTQQPTVLVDAYTDDADCSYMDNLAGGRLAGQYAATLPGALYAIWVETELDQLFITRVFEDRRTGFHQALAAAGRRTEAEYTASFDTLAARNTAAALLDDVQRKGGGLPCTVFASADLLAGALLDEVRVRGLTPGQDVRIIGFDDQPWAAARGLTTLHQPVEAMGHEAAQLLLSRLGGYRGPPRARRFEPHLMVRDTA from the coding sequence ATGAAAACCCCCACCATTCAGGATGTCGCCCAGCGCGCTGGCGTGGGCGTCGGCACCGTCTCGCGGGTGCTGAACAACCACGCAGCGGTCAAGCCCGCGACGCGCGAGGCCGTGTTGCAGGCCATCGCGGCCCTCGATTACACCCCCAACCCGCACGCCCGGCGCATCGCGGGGGGCAAGAGCTACACCATCAGCGTGCTGCTGCCCGTGCTGACCACCGAGTTCTACGCCCGGCTGCTCGACGGCCTGGAAACCGCCTTTCAGGAGGCGCGCTACGACGTGGCCATCTTTCCGCTGCTGGACCGCTCGCGGCTGGAACGCTATCTGGCCTCGCACACGCTGGCGTATCAGGCCGATGGGCTGGTGATGGCCACGTACAACCTGACCAAGGTGTTCCACGAGCGCCGGTTGCGGACCCAGCAGCCCACCGTGCTGGTGGACGCCTACACCGACGACGCCGACTGCTCGTACATGGACAATCTGGCCGGTGGCCGGCTGGCCGGGCAGTACGCCGCCACGCTGCCGGGGGCGCTGTACGCGATCTGGGTGGAAACCGAGCTGGACCAGCTATTCATCACCCGCGTCTTCGAGGACCGCCGCACCGGCTTTCATCAGGCGCTGGCGGCGGCGGGCCGCCGAACAGAGGCCGAATACACCGCCAGCTTCGACACGCTGGCCGCCCGCAACACCGCTGCCGCGCTGCTCGACGACGTGCAGCGCAAGGGCGGCGGCCTGCCCTGCACGGTCTTCGCCTCCGCCGACCTGCTGGCCGGGGCGCTGCTGGACGAGGTGCGGGTGCGCGGGCTGACGCCGGGACAGGACGTGCGGATCATCGGCTTCGACGATCAGCCGTGGGCCGCCGCGCGTGGTCTGACCACCCTGCACCAGCCGGTTGAGGCGATGGGCCACGAGGCCGCGCAGCTGCTGCTCTCGCGGCTGGGCGGGTACCGGGGACCGCCGCGCGCCCGCCGCTTCGAGCCGCATCTGATGGTGCGGGACACGGCCTGA
- a CDS encoding FUN14 domain-containing protein: MTTPSSMTADPQTPGFLDALRPLLPELSVGALLGFATALAVKAVGRIVLIVVGLLFIALQLLSYFDVITINWLHLQAVAEPALRQGSEQGAAWFQRVLLANLPFAGAFTTGFLLGLRLRL; encoded by the coding sequence ATGACCACCCCTTCCTCCATGACCGCTGATCCCCAGACTCCCGGCTTTCTCGATGCCCTGCGCCCCCTGCTGCCCGAGCTGAGCGTCGGCGCGCTGCTGGGCTTTGCCACCGCCCTGGCAGTCAAGGCGGTGGGGCGCATCGTGCTGATCGTGGTGGGCCTGCTGTTCATCGCGCTGCAACTGCTGTCGTATTTCGACGTGATCACCATCAACTGGCTGCACCTGCAGGCGGTGGCCGAGCCGGCCCTGCGCCAGGGCAGCGAGCAGGGCGCGGCGTGGTTCCAGCGGGTGCTGCTGGCGAACCTGCCCTTCGCGGGCGCGTTCACAACCGGCTTCCTGCTGGGGCTGCGCCTGCGGCTGTAG
- a CDS encoding RNA polymerase sigma factor, giving the protein MPAAPPADLVSPDLLERLTAGDEAAWYAFVQEYEGRMYGYLYRLEGNSDDALDLTQEVFYRAWRSIRTFRPGERVLPWLYQVARNTQIESHRRKQLQRFSLEQAREDVGFEVTSEARSPVRAAESADAQDRVQRALLQLPEDYREAVVLRFVEDLPYEDIARIQGVALGTAKSRVFRAKEQLAALLADVADVN; this is encoded by the coding sequence GTGCCTGCCGCCCCGCCGGCCGATCTCGTGTCGCCGGACCTGCTGGAGCGGCTGACGGCGGGCGACGAGGCCGCGTGGTACGCCTTCGTGCAGGAGTACGAGGGCCGCATGTACGGCTACCTGTACCGGCTGGAAGGCAACAGTGACGACGCCCTGGATCTCACGCAGGAGGTGTTTTACCGGGCGTGGCGCAGCATCCGCACCTTCCGGCCCGGCGAGCGGGTGCTGCCGTGGCTGTATCAGGTGGCGCGCAACACCCAGATCGAGTCTCACCGCCGAAAGCAGCTGCAGCGCTTCAGCCTGGAGCAGGCGCGCGAGGACGTGGGCTTCGAGGTCACGTCCGAGGCGCGGTCCCCGGTGCGCGCCGCCGAGAGCGCCGACGCCCAGGACCGCGTACAGCGCGCCCTGCTGCAGCTGCCCGAGGACTACCGCGAGGCGGTGGTGCTGCGCTTCGTCGAGGACCTGCCCTACGAGGACATCGCCCGTATCCAGGGCGTGGCGCTGGGCACGGCCAAGAGCCGGGTCTTCCGGGCCAAAGAGCAGCTGGCTGCCCTGCTGGCCGACGTGGCCGACGTGAACTGA